The following coding sequences are from one Brienomyrus brachyistius isolate T26 chromosome 2, BBRACH_0.4, whole genome shotgun sequence window:
- the LOC125715236 gene encoding uncharacterized protein LOC125715236 isoform X2, with protein sequence MAGNVPAPPMFLPCPGEPPIPFDMWLRIFKNYLLVINATGNAWPEARRRATLLHCLGTEGQRTFYSLPDTGDSFDSAVTALEKHYTPKVNVVVERHTFRQRKQAPHETIIQYAAVLHDLASKCGFDDKTDEMIRDQLIEHVNNSNIRERLLLESDLTLDKTLTLASQVESAIQQAKTITGNDSVSVQAVQPRSQFTKKKYTQHIHPNKPFNASTTSSRSCFRCGSNTHLANSSQCPAAKATCKSCHKVGHFARVCRSSKTSDVREIQLPKLTVLYLNNTCHAPHTLTCKINISTPASLTKEHEMVVDTGSAVSILPHHIYVQYFNDTPLLPPVSQLVTYTRKRIPVLGCLQVKVSRGVLTAPVTFYVVKKGTSLLGRDLMKALSICIEGNTILPPVFTTNSASAPCIPTAPAVSCVTVSTASCIPTTPDIGCAQNFVHKVKIDPTVKPVRQKLRRLPFAVRASVSAELDRLLKAGVIEKIDASPWVSPIVVTGRKTGGIRMCTDLREPNKAVVTDCYPLPHVDELLANLQEFLMASHQPPQPSRK encoded by the exons atggctggaaacgtgcctgcacctccgatgtttttgccgtgtccgggagagcccccgatacctttcgacatgtggctgcggattttcaagaactacctactggtaattaatgcaacgggaaatgcttggcctgaagcgcgcaggagagctacgctactccactgtctcggaaccgagggacaacggactttctactcgctaccagatacgggtgactcctttgactctgctgtcactgctttagagaaacattatacacctaaagtaaacgttgttgtggaacgacataccttcagacagcgaaaacaagcacctcatgagactattatacagtatgcggccgtattgcatgatctcgcttcaaaatgtggatttgatgataaaaccgatgagatgatccgtGATCAGCTGATTGAACATGTGAATAACTCAAACATAAGAGAGAGGCTCCTGCTCGAATCGGATCTGACACTGGACAAAACCTTAACACTTGCATCACAAGTAGAATCTGCTATTCAACAAGCTAAAACTATAACAGGAAACGACAGTGTCTCAGTGCAAGCTgtacaacctcgttcacaattcactaaaaagaaatacacacagcacattcatcctaataagccattcaatgcctccactacatcttcccgcagctgtttcaggtgtggttctaacacacatctggctaattcttctcagtgtcctgcagccaaAGCAACTTGCAAGTCTTGCCATAAAGTTGGACATTTTGCTCGTGTTTGCCGCTCATCCAAGACAAGTGATGTACGTGAGATTCAGCTACCTAAACTGACTGTGCTatacttaaacaacacttgccatgcaccacatacactcacatgcaaaatcaatatcagtactcctgcttctcttaccaaagagcatgaaatggttgttgacacaggatcagcagtatctattttgccacaccacatctatgttcagtatttcaatgacacaccactgcttccacctgttagtcagttagtgacttacacaaggaagagaattcctgtgcttggttgcctacaagtcaaagtgagtagaggagttctcactgccccagttacattttacgtggtgaagaagggcacttctcttttaggaagagatctcatgaaagccttaagcatctgcattgaAGGTAACACTATCCTTCCTCCCGTGTTTACCACaaactctgcatctgctccctgtatccctactgctcctgctgttagctgtgtgactgtttcaaccgcttcctgcatccctactactccagacattggttgtgcacaaaactttgtgcataaggtgaaaattgaccccactgttaaaccagtacgccagaaattacgacgcctgccttttgctgtaagagcttctgtctcagctgaacttgaccgcttgctgaaagctggtgtgattgaaaaaattgatgcatcaccttgggtttcgcctattgtagttacaggacggaaaactggtggaatacgaatgtgcacagatctccgtgaaccaaacaaggctgtggtcacagattgctaccctctacctcatgtggatgaactgcttgcaaatttacaag AGTTCCTTATGGCCTCGcatcagccccctcagccttccagaaaatga
- the LOC125715236 gene encoding uncharacterized protein LOC125715236 isoform X3, with the protein MAGNVPAPPMFLPCPGEPPIPFDMWLRIFKNYLLVINATGNAWPEARRRATLLHCLGTEGQRTFYSLPDTGDSFDSAVTALEKHYTPKVNVVVERHTFRQRKQAPHETIIQYAAVLHDLASKCGFDDKTDEMIRDQLIEHVNNSNIRERLLLESDLTLDKTLTLASQVESAIQQAKTITGNDSVSVQAVQPRSQFTKKKYTQHIHPNKPFNASTTSSRSCFRCGSNTHLANSSQCPAAKATCKSCHKVGHFARVCRSSKTSDVREIQLPKLTVLYLNNTCHAPHTLTCKINISTPASLTKEHEMVVDTGSAVSILPHHIYVQYFNDTPLLPPVSQLVTYTRKRIPVLGCLQVKVSRGVLTAPVTFYVVKKGTSLLGRDLMKALSICIEVTGRKTGGIRMCTDLREPNKAVVTDCYPLPHLDVSARRAVQRHQNNMQHYTDAKRGACMPSFRPGERVRIRKPNHVPKAHPRFTSPTTVRKRIGPNSFLLSDGKIWNASHLAKIPPVAGQDCDTSRLIHTGVSHSPSHKQPRVKYKPKWLKDYVMQ; encoded by the exons atggctggaaacgtgcctgcacctccgatgtttttgccgtgtccgggagagcccccgatacctttcgacatgtggctgcggattttcaagaactacctactggtaattaatgcaacgggaaatgcttggcctgaagcgcgcaggagagctacgctactccactgtctcggaaccgagggacaacggactttctactcgctaccagatacgggtgactcctttgactctgctgtcactgctttagagaaacattatacacctaaagtaaacgttgttgtggaacgacataccttcagacagcgaaaacaagcacctcatgagactattatacagtatgcggccgtattgcatgatctcgcttcaaaatgtggatttgatgataaaaccgatgagatgatccgtGATCAGCTGATTGAACATGTGAATAACTCAAACATAAGAGAGAGGCTCCTGCTCGAATCGGATCTGACACTGGACAAAACCTTAACACTTGCATCACAAGTAGAATCTGCTATTCAACAAGCTAAAACTATAACAGGAAACGACAGTGTCTCAGTGCAAGCTgtacaacctcgttcacaattcactaaaaagaaatacacacagcacattcatcctaataagccattcaatgcctccactacatcttcccgcagctgtttcaggtgtggttctaacacacatctggctaattcttctcagtgtcctgcagccaaAGCAACTTGCAAGTCTTGCCATAAAGTTGGACATTTTGCTCGTGTTTGCCGCTCATCCAAGACAAGTGATGTACGTGAGATTCAGCTACCTAAACTGACTGTGCTatacttaaacaacacttgccatgcaccacatacactcacatgcaaaatcaatatcagtactcctgcttctcttaccaaagagcatgaaatggttgttgacacaggatcagcagtatctattttgccacaccacatctatgttcagtatttcaatgacacaccactgcttccacctgttagtcagttagtgacttacacaaggaagagaattcctgtgcttggttgcctacaagtcaaagtgagtagaggagttctcactgccccagttacattttacgtggtgaagaagggcacttctcttttaggaagagatctcatgaaagccttaagcatctgcattgaAG ttacaggacggaaaactggtggaatacgaatgtgcacagatctccgtgaaccaaacaaggctgtggtcacagattgctaccctctacctcat CTGGATGTTTCTGCTCGTCGTGCAGTTCAGAGACATCAgaataacatgcagcattacacTGATGCTAAACGTGGCGCATGCATGCCTTCTTTTCGACcaggagagagagtgaggaTAAGGAAGCCTAATCACGTCCCTAAAGCTCATCCCAGATTTACTTCCCCTACAACCGTGAGGAAGAGGATAGGTCCAAATTCTTTCTTGCTGAGTGATGGAAAAATTTGGAATGCCTCTCATCTTGCCAAGATTCCTCCTGTGGCTGGAC
- the LOC125715236 gene encoding uncharacterized protein LOC125715236 isoform X1, whose product MAGNVPAPPMFLPCPGEPPIPFDMWLRIFKNYLLVINATGNAWPEARRRATLLHCLGTEGQRTFYSLPDTGDSFDSAVTALEKHYTPKVNVVVERHTFRQRKQAPHETIIQYAAVLHDLASKCGFDDKTDEMIRDQLIEHVNNSNIRERLLLESDLTLDKTLTLASQVESAIQQAKTITGNDSVSVQAVQPRSQFTKKKYTQHIHPNKPFNASTTSSRSCFRCGSNTHLANSSQCPAAKATCKSCHKVGHFARVCRSSKTSDVREIQLPKLTVLYLNNTCHAPHTLTCKINISTPASLTKEHEMVVDTGSAVSILPHHIYVQYFNDTPLLPPVSQLVTYTRKRIPVLGCLQVKVSRGVLTAPVTFYVVKKGTSLLGRDLMKALSICIEGNTILPPVFTTNSASAPCIPTAPAVSCVTVSTASCIPTTPDIGCAQNFVHKVKIDPTVKPVRQKLRRLPFAVRASVSAELDRLLKAGVIEKIDASPWVSPIVVTGRKTGGIRMCTDLREPNKAVVTDCYPLPHLDVSARRAVQRHQNNMQHYTDAKRGACMPSFRPGERVRIRKPNHVPKAHPRFTSPTTVRKRIGPNSFLLSDGKIWNASHLAKIPPVAGQDCDTSRLIHTGVSHSPSHKQPRVKYKPKWLKDYVMQ is encoded by the exons atggctggaaacgtgcctgcacctccgatgtttttgccgtgtccgggagagcccccgatacctttcgacatgtggctgcggattttcaagaactacctactggtaattaatgcaacgggaaatgcttggcctgaagcgcgcaggagagctacgctactccactgtctcggaaccgagggacaacggactttctactcgctaccagatacgggtgactcctttgactctgctgtcactgctttagagaaacattatacacctaaagtaaacgttgttgtggaacgacataccttcagacagcgaaaacaagcacctcatgagactattatacagtatgcggccgtattgcatgatctcgcttcaaaatgtggatttgatgataaaaccgatgagatgatccgtGATCAGCTGATTGAACATGTGAATAACTCAAACATAAGAGAGAGGCTCCTGCTCGAATCGGATCTGACACTGGACAAAACCTTAACACTTGCATCACAAGTAGAATCTGCTATTCAACAAGCTAAAACTATAACAGGAAACGACAGTGTCTCAGTGCAAGCTgtacaacctcgttcacaattcactaaaaagaaatacacacagcacattcatcctaataagccattcaatgcctccactacatcttcccgcagctgtttcaggtgtggttctaacacacatctggctaattcttctcagtgtcctgcagccaaAGCAACTTGCAAGTCTTGCCATAAAGTTGGACATTTTGCTCGTGTTTGCCGCTCATCCAAGACAAGTGATGTACGTGAGATTCAGCTACCTAAACTGACTGTGCTatacttaaacaacacttgccatgcaccacatacactcacatgcaaaatcaatatcagtactcctgcttctcttaccaaagagcatgaaatggttgttgacacaggatcagcagtatctattttgccacaccacatctatgttcagtatttcaatgacacaccactgcttccacctgttagtcagttagtgacttacacaaggaagagaattcctgtgcttggttgcctacaagtcaaagtgagtagaggagttctcactgccccagttacattttacgtggtgaagaagggcacttctcttttaggaagagatctcatgaaagccttaagcatctgcattgaAGGTAACACTATCCTTCCTCCCGTGTTTACCACaaactctgcatctgctccctgtatccctactgctcctgctgttagctgtgtgactgtttcaaccgcttcctgcatccctactactccagacattggttgtgcacaaaactttgtgcataaggtgaaaattgaccccactgttaaaccagtacgccagaaattacgacgcctgccttttgctgtaagagcttctgtctcagctgaacttgaccgcttgctgaaagctggtgtgattgaaaaaattgatgcatcaccttgggtttcgcctattgtagttacaggacggaaaactggtggaatacgaatgtgcacagatctccgtgaaccaaacaaggctgtggtcacagattgctaccctctacctcat CTGGATGTTTCTGCTCGTCGTGCAGTTCAGAGACATCAgaataacatgcagcattacacTGATGCTAAACGTGGCGCATGCATGCCTTCTTTTCGACcaggagagagagtgaggaTAAGGAAGCCTAATCACGTCCCTAAAGCTCATCCCAGATTTACTTCCCCTACAACCGTGAGGAAGAGGATAGGTCCAAATTCTTTCTTGCTGAGTGATGGAAAAATTTGGAATGCCTCTCATCTTGCCAAGATTCCTCCTGTGGCTGGAC
- the LOC125719226 gene encoding uncharacterized protein LOC125719226: MIEVREEAQLWCLEEFPRNPKTTKFRGSSDHVHCSALQAQEANSATLEDVLKVIADQGKAINTGSQVSTITEKFFRKYLHGEDEDMLPTSGWLRLTAANGLDIPYLGYLELEVIAMGLKLPSCGFLVVRDPVSTEQSLPCIVGMNIISRCRELVYAEFDTTLGGKLDSDWRDVFQRLQKCSVDRKSVVRVAGKFPEHIPAASVATIQVAKGAHDGLMLFEPLSTPLPRGLIVIPTLVDPSSPVMQLPVLNLSQEDVWLPPRARLGVLSKVACIENESQCAVKFQRIAASVEQVTVVVPGCNGDLSVLETLDLGGNEEQKVQLKALLARYIDIFAVEDEDLGYTDRVRHEIHLTDDDPVTQPYRRIPPTQYGEVKEHISKLLSKGVIQESSSAYASPIVLVRKADGSLRLCVDYRRLNQKTKKDAFPLPRIDESFDALRGAQYFSTIDLASGYHQVAVEEHDRHKTAFSTPFGLYEYLRLPFGVCNGPATFQRLMQATMNDLVFQIMLVYLDDILVYSQTFPEHLERLDRVLRRLKETGLKVKLQKCHFLQTEVVLRDIVYCPKIEVDALVYLRDRPLGRNKIQDAWKPTVHRVVEVLGNTYTVEPVEGGPCKRGPSQMLEMQRKMSSW; this comes from the exons ATGATTGAGGTGCGGGAGGAGGCTCAGCTGTGGTGTCTGGAAGAGTTTCCCAGAAACCCGAAGACCACCAAATTTAGGGGCAGCAGTGATCATGTACACTGTTCCGCCTTACAAGCGCAGGAAGCAAATTCTGCCACCTTGGAGGATGTCCTTAAGGTAATAGCTGACCAGGGGAAGGCCATTA ATACTGGTAGCCAGGTGAGCACCATTActgagaaattctttcgaaaatACTTGCATGGAGAGGATGAGGATATGCTTCCCACCTCTGGCTGGCTTAGATTAACAGCCGCCAATGGACTAGACATACCTTATCTGGGTTATCTGGAGTTAGAGGTAATAGCAATGGGCTTAAAGCTGCCCAGTTGTGGCTTTCTGGTGGTCAGGGATCCAGTTAGTACTGAACAGTCTTTACCCTGCATTGTGGGAATGAACATTATCAGTCGGTGTAGGGAGCTGGTTTATGCAGAATTTGATACTACGCTGGGTGGAAAATTGGATTCTGATTGGAGAGACGTTTTTCAGAGACTGCAGAAGTGTAGTGTTGACCGTAAGTCAGTGGTCCGTGTAGCTGGGAAGTTCCCAGAACACATACCTGCTGCATCCGTAGCCACGATCCAGGTCGCTAAGGGTGCACATGACGGTCTGATGTTGTTTGAGCCACTTAGCACGCCATTACCGAGGGGTCTGATAGTAATTCCCACACTGGTAGATCCGTCCAGTCCCGTGATGCAGTTACCAGTTCTGAATCTCTCACAAGAAGATGTATGGCTCCCGCCTAGGGCCCGGTTGGGTGTCCTGTCGAAAGTGGCGTGTATAGAGAATGAATCAcaatgtgcagtgaaatttCAGCGGATCGCGGCTAGCGTTGAGCAAGTTACAGTTGTTGTTCCTGGTTGTAACGGTGATTTATCTGTTCTAGAGACACTTGACCTTGGTGGTAATGAGGAACAAAAGGTTCAGTTGAAGGCACTGCTGGCCAGGTATATTGACATATTTGCAGTAGAGGACGAGGACCTGGGGTATACGGACAGGGTAAGGCATGAAATTCACCTAACAGATGATGATCCTGTTACCCAGCCTTATCGGCGAATACCGCCCACCCAGTATGGTGAAGTTAAGGAGCACATTTCTAAACTCTTAAGCAAAGGTGTTATTCAGGAAAGCAGTAGCGCCTATGCATCACCTATAGTGTTGGTAAGGAAGGCAGATGGCAGCCTACGgctgtgtgtggattataggcGGTTAAATCAGAAGACCAAAAAGGATGCCTTCCCCTTGCCGCGAATTGATGAAAGTTTTGATGCCCTTCGGGGGGCCCAGTACTTCTCTACCATTGATCTGGCGAGTGGTTATCATCAGGTGGCGGTAGAGGAGCACGATAGGCATAAGACTGCTTTCTCtactccttttggattatatgaGTATCTCAGATTACCATTTGGTGTTTGCAATGGACCTGCAACGTTTCAAAGGCTCATGCAGGCCACTATGAACGATCTTGTCTTCCAAATCATGCTAGTATACCTTGACGATATATTAGTGTATTCTCAGACATTCCCGGAACACTTAGAGAGGCTTGACAGGGTGCTTAGGCGTCTCAAAGAGACAGGCCttaaagtgaaattacagaaGTGCCATTTCCTCCAGACCGAG GTAGTCCTG AGGGACATAGTCTATTGTCCAAAGATTGAAGTGGATGCCCTGGTGTACTTGCGTGATCGGCCACTAGGTCGCAACAAGATACAGGATGCATGGAAGCCCACGGTTCACAGGGTTGTGGAAGTTTTGGGTAACACCTACACTGtagagccagtggagggaggtcCTTGCAAGAGG GGACCGAGTCAGATGTTGGAGATGCAGAGGAAGATGTCTTCCTGGTGA